From Phaeobacter sp. A36a-5a, the proteins below share one genomic window:
- a CDS encoding DUF4444 domain-containing protein — protein MSDLSFPPLMEGLALSGADDPFAIACQKAVLGCDAGLVVHNLLHDRLQAAFVFAPEVALRQAMTMLPVCGIALQNALGALAPPEVAVHLQWDGGLRINGGRCGRLRAAASTTAPSEVPDWLVIGLDLPLWPPSDGETGDRPEDTALYAEGCADVDAGQLLESWARHALHWINRWEEDGTEPVHTTWRGLAQDIGETVTHAGLNGTFLGVDEDFGLLLRDEATTHLIPLTTLLETP, from the coding sequence ATGAGCGACCTCAGCTTCCCCCCCCTGATGGAGGGGCTCGCGCTCAGCGGGGCCGACGATCCCTTTGCCATCGCCTGTCAGAAGGCGGTTCTGGGCTGCGACGCAGGTCTGGTGGTGCATAACCTGCTGCATGACCGGCTTCAGGCGGCCTTTGTCTTTGCGCCCGAGGTTGCCCTGCGGCAGGCCATGACCATGCTTCCGGTCTGCGGTATTGCACTGCAAAACGCCCTTGGCGCGCTGGCCCCGCCCGAGGTGGCGGTGCATCTGCAATGGGACGGCGGTCTGCGCATCAATGGCGGTCGCTGCGGCCGGCTGCGTGCCGCCGCCAGTACAACCGCGCCATCAGAGGTGCCAGACTGGCTGGTCATCGGCCTCGACCTGCCGCTCTGGCCGCCGAGCGACGGGGAAACCGGCGATCGTCCCGAGGATACCGCGCTTTATGCCGAGGGCTGCGCCGATGTGGATGCAGGCCAGTTACTGGAAAGCTGGGCCCGCCACGCGCTGCACTGGATCAACCGCTGGGAAGAGGACGGCACGGAGCCGGTGCACACGACCTGGCGCGGCCTTGCCCAGGATATTGGCGAAACCGTCACCCATGCGGGCCTGAATGGCACCTTCCTCGGCGTGGACGAAGATTTCGGCCTGCTGTTGCGGGACGAGGCGACAACCCATCTGATCCCCCTGACCACCCTACTGGAGACACCGTGA